The following nucleotide sequence is from Erythrobacter aurantius.
CGTATGAAATCGAGGGCGCGGGCACCTGCGCATCGGCATCATCGTTGAGAAGATCGTCAGTCCCTTCGATCTCGCGCAGGATCGTTGGTGGCTCGGGCGGTTCTTCTCCTCTGAGCAAGGCAATCTCCCGCTCGCGCCGGTAAAGATAGGTGTCGCGCCGTGCGGCATAGGGATCAACCGTCTCCCCGATCCGTTCCAGCTCGGCATCGACTTCGAGCCGGGTATCGAGATTGCTGATGACGAAATAGGGCGCGGCATAGGCGGGCGTGTTGAACGGCCGCCCAACTGCCACCGGCAGCACGAATTGATCGAGCGTGTCCCCGAACAGGTCGCGCACGCTCGTCGCGCCCGCGATCGGCAAATAGAGATAGGCGCCGCTGTCGACCCCGTAGTAGCCGAGCGTGTTGGCAAAGCCGTTGCGGCGATAGGGCAGCCCGATGCCGGGTTTCTCTGCAACGTCGATCAAACCGCCCAGCCCGAGCGTGGAATTGATCGCGAAGCGGCCGAGCGTCTCGAAGGCCTTGCCCACTTTCAATTGCAGCAGGAAGTTCAGGAAATTCGCCGGCTCACGAAGGTTGCGCACGACATTGCCGAGCCCGTCCCGCAAGGGATCGGGCAGACCGTCGCGGTAGGCATAGGCTACCGGCTCGACAAAGGTCTGATCGAGATTCTGGGTGAGCCGATAGCTGGTTTCGTTGAAGGCCCCGATCGGGTCTGCATCGACGGGCCCATATTCGCCTTGGACAACGATTTCGTTCTCGGCCTCGGTTGCCGGCTCCCCGGTCCCCGGTTGATCTTCGGGCGGGGTTGACCCGCTGTCCTGCGCAAGTGCCAGCGACCAGCCGATCGGCAAAACCTCCGCCTCGCTACCCGGCAGGCTTCGCACCACAGCCACGGTAGTTGGCACAAGAGCGGCTTCAGACGCGGCCAATGGCGCATTTCCCAGCAACATGGGCGATGTCATCAGCAACAATGATGCATTCGGCATTGCCCATCTCCTGCCAGCGAAGGCGTGTCCCGATTTCATCGCCACCGGTGCGAGCCGTTTTCGGTCACATAGGAACGCAAGCGGCCCAATCAGTGATCCATGCGCCCATGCGTGTCATATTCCTGTTGGATAGCGCCGTGCGATGAACAGAAATTGACCGGTGCTCGCAGTATTCGCTCTGCCATGCATCGCGGTTACAATTGCGCTCTGCCGCAAACGTCCGGCTTGCTCAAAACCAGCGCCAGATCCCGGCGGGAATTCCGCCTAGCGGCATGTGCAGCCAGCTGAAGAAGATGAACAGGATCAGCCCGACCGCCCAGGGCATGGCCCCCACACCGGGCAACGCCCCCCATCGCGGCCAGTAGCTCGTCCGGCTTTCCCAGACCTGCCAGGCGTCGCCCATCAGCGCTTCCTTCTTGCGATCCTGCAGCCTTGCCCCGACCAGTGCGAGAATACCCATGGCCAGCGCGGTCACCGTGGTGCGCAGGCTCCAGAACAACACGATGTGCGAAAGCGCCCACAGGCCGATGCCCCACATCATCGGATGGCGGGTGACCTTGAACACGCCTTTGGGTTCGGCGCGGGCCTGATCCTCCGCCTGAGGCGTGGGCAGGGCCGGGTTGCCCATCAGCGAGCCTGCCAACAGAACCAGCGCCGGAAGTGTCAGAATGGTGGCAATGATCCATCCGATGTCGCCGCTGCCTTGCAAATCGGCGGGCGGAGCGGCCTTGAAGGCGAAATAGACCCAGCCCAGCGTCGCAAAGCTGACCAGCGAATAGACGATCTGGAACAGCATCGGTCCAAGCGCCTTTACCATCGGCGCGCGAAGCGGATGCGACATGGCGAAATGTGTGCCGACGAAGGCAATATTGGCCGCGATTAGTGCGATGATCGTCCCGTGCATGGCTCACCTCATCCCTTTGATGCCGAGCATGGACCAATCGCTATCGCCCGGCAATATCCAGCAATTGCACCTTGAACAGCAGTGTTGCCCCGCCTGGTATCGTCCTGCGCCCCCTTGGCCCATAGGCAAGGCTGGCAGGAGCGGCGATCTCGATCGTCTCACCGACCGCCATCTGCGGGATTGCCAGCTTCCACGCCGGGATCAGTCCGCTCAGCGGGAATGTCGCGGGCGTTCCCCGGTCGAACGAACTGTCGAATGTCGTGCCGTCGATGAAGGTGCCGGCATAATGCACCGTTACCGTGTCCTCGACAGTCGGCTTCGCACCCGTTCCGCGATATTCGACATAGCGCCAGCGCAGGCCGCCATCCATCGTGTACCAGCCATCGCTCGCCATCAGGCCCGACAGATAGGCCTGCTGGGCGTTGTGATAGGCCAGTTCGGCAGCTTCGGCATCTGGATCGGCCTGCTCTTCGGCCAGAACCGGCGAAGCGCAAGCAAGTCCCAGCGCCAGCGCCGGGAGCGTCAATACTCCCCTCACCAGTCGTAGGCCTTTGGCAGGTCGCTTTCGTCGAGGTCGAGATAGCGTTGGCGCAACCGGCTCTGGTGGTTTTCAAGCGATTGCTCGACGCCGCCGATGAAGACCTTTGTCGGCACCGAACGAACCTCCAGCGGATCGCCATCCCACATCACCACATCGCCCAGCGCGCCGGGCTTCAGCACGCCTGCCGTGCCATCATAGCCGTTGATTGCCGCCGGGATCGAGCTGATCGCGGCGAAAGCCTGACCCCAGCTGAGGCCCGCTGCGCCCGGGATCTTGCCCAGCGCGACGAGGTTGCCGGCGGCCTGCGGCATGTTGCGCGGATTGGTGCCGGAACTGGCGCTGATC
It contains:
- a CDS encoding MlaA family lipoprotein, with the protein product MPNASLLLMTSPMLLGNAPLAASEAALVPTTVAVVRSLPGSEAEVLPIGWSLALAQDSGSTPPEDQPGTGEPATEAENEIVVQGEYGPVDADPIGAFNETSYRLTQNLDQTFVEPVAYAYRDGLPDPLRDGLGNVVRNLREPANFLNFLLQLKVGKAFETLGRFAINSTLGLGGLIDVAEKPGIGLPYRRNGFANTLGYYGVDSGAYLYLPIAGATSVRDLFGDTLDQFVLPVAVGRPFNTPAYAAPYFVISNLDTRLEVDAELERIGETVDPYAARRDTYLYRREREIALLRGEEPPEPPTILREIEGTDDLLNDDADAQVPAPSISYEDTVGTTVTDITITQPTSR
- a CDS encoding NnrU family protein, whose product is MHGTIIALIAANIAFVGTHFAMSHPLRAPMVKALGPMLFQIVYSLVSFATLGWVYFAFKAAPPADLQGSGDIGWIIATILTLPALVLLAGSLMGNPALPTPQAEDQARAEPKGVFKVTRHPMMWGIGLWALSHIVLFWSLRTTVTALAMGILALVGARLQDRKKEALMGDAWQVWESRTSYWPRWGALPGVGAMPWAVGLILFIFFSWLHMPLGGIPAGIWRWF
- a CDS encoding FKBP-type peptidyl-prolyl cis-trans isomerase; translation: MRGVLTLPALALGLACASPVLAEEQADPDAEAAELAYHNAQQAYLSGLMASDGWYTMDGGLRWRYVEYRGTGAKPTVEDTVTVHYAGTFIDGTTFDSSFDRGTPATFPLSGLIPAWKLAIPQMAVGETIEIAAPASLAYGPRGRRTIPGGATLLFKVQLLDIAGR